tttcatttagttattatttaatttttttaagaattaCTGATACACTTGTAGGTTGTTTTATTACTGTGCTGATTCTTTAATATAATCTTTAATATcattcttttttaattttatgtttggttttgtatgtatgtatttattattattattatttattatagaaACCGCTCCATCCCCTGTCTCTGCTTCTGCTGGAGCCTCTGTTGTTGTGAAGGCTGAATCTAGCAGTGTTGTTAATGTTCTTGCGGTTATTAACAGCACAGCCTCCGATGTTGACTTCAGCACTGATTGCACTCGTATGTAAATTTTAATATATTTATGAAGAAAATACAGTAAACTATAATCtgcagttgcagtcagaagtttacatgcaatcatcatggacatgaatgtcgtgGTAATATTGGCCTTTCAATGattttctttgaattgttctttttctgtggcagaatgattgtacaacatgcatatttaacagaaaaagaaaagaagaaaaggcaagaatttggtgcacaagttgtaatttattttgggtgttctgaaatcaacacagggtcaaaactatgtactgtatgtatatagaTTATACTTaggttattaattcagtggtgctgaaagttccaaaacatCTCCTaatttgccaaggcctcttaacttcctgttactgATGATGATTGACTCCAGCTGGGAGCTTCCCTGtgcacaacataaaaagggtttgttaacaagtacaagttattgggatgTGCATCCACTttgccaaggtctggaagaagactcaatctgtcaccctcagctgagaggaaattggtttggatggtcaggaaccacaagggcacaggcctgccatgaattagaagctgctggaacaccagtgtcactgtctacagtcatGCAAGTTTTACATCattatggactgagaggctgccatccaagaaagaagcctctgctccaaaactgacaccaagCTCCGACTAAAGTTTGCACCTGACCAAATGGGCAAAGAAAAGCATTCtagaggaaagttttatggttagatgagacaaagattgttgtttggccacaatgaccagaggaacactgtaccaactattatacatggtggtggtagcatcatgctttggggctgttttccaggtagtggaactggtgcattccACAACATGGATGAAATGATGAAGAAGGAGgacaacctcagaattcttcagcataacctcatacCATCAGCTAGACAGTTGAAACTTGGAGACAATTCTGTGTTCTAATAGAACAATGACTCCAGACTCATCAATGCTGGTTGTGGAAtaaataaagcaggctaacattaagcttttggaacagccttcccaaagtcctgacctcaaccctggaGAAAATGTGTGGACTGAGCTTAAACGTTGGGTCCATGCCAGGAAGCACACAAATTTACTTGAACTCCACCAGTTCTGCCAAGAAGAAtgatcaaatatccaaccagaattcaggCAGAAGCTTGTAGATGGCTTCCAGAAGCATCTcgtcaaggtgaaacttgttaAGAGACATTTAATCAAATATTaagtgtactgtatgtataattttgaccctgtgttgatttcagaaaatccaaaataaattaaaacttgttcaccaaattcatttttttattaaagataaaaagaacagttcaaatcaatcactgaaagcccaatattaccatgacattcatgtgcATGACTGGATACAAACTTCTGAttgctgatagatagatagacagctgATACAATAAGGAAATCAGTCATTAATTTGTCAGCATATGTTAATTTATTTTCATCGCATGATTACTGTGTAATGTTTGATCACAGTGCTGTACCTGTTATCGTTGCTCAACAGTTTTACCCTAAATGAACCGGTTTCTCTTTTCAGCTTAGATAAGGTCATGACTCTAGATACTGTGTGCTCTTGTATTAAAGAGCAAACTGATAAACCAACCACCCATTGACATGATTAGTATGACTAAAGGTAATTAACGTGATTAAGATCTAAAAAGATAAGTTACCTCGCTGTCAGAAAGGTAATATTGACTTGCATaataaatacaacaaaatacGTTATACAGTATGTTAAGCCCTGCAACACTTGCAAAAACCTAACCATGGAAACAACTTGTGGAAAACTAGAAACATAAATATAACTGCTATTTAAAATGGTAAATttgagttcatatgtttaaaatttctCTGACGGTGTTTCTCTGTGTCTCCTGTTCCACAGAAGCTTTGCGAACAGAAACTGAAAAGGAGAATTTGGGTAAATATGCGACTtgaactttatatatatatatatatatatatatatatatatatatatatatatatatatatatattagtgctgtcaagcgattaaaatatttaatcgcaattaatgtcgcgactgtcatagttaactcgcgattaatcgcaatttaatcgcacatttttgtcacctgaaaaaccattgtaattctcttatcagcataaaaaagtgaatgggcttgctcaccgttcgaactacgggggtactcgggggatccgagataccctgaaacagacatgagatcccttgaaaacatgatttgggaaatgttggggggtctctaaaatattggcaaaatgatgtttattgacatagcaatcgtgtgtaacgggaagcatttgcatatccgaagtgagcgcgtgatggagatccgcgctctgagacaagcgcaagcaccccccccccccaagggaaaaaagggaccccccgaaaatatcggcatagttcgaacactggttgtaccaatgttttttttttttttttattgcagagcataacacgtcttgtcacagccactgcaaagtggggctggagccgccgatgggaaaacgaaacctaagccgagcaccgtggctctttgggggagggcagaggactctggctgtgcggggcgtggcatcatgtcacagagcgttaatctcgcgataaaaaaaattatcgccattaaaattgagtcaagttaacgcattaataacgcgacatttttgacagcactaatatatttcaaataaacaaacatgtaTTGCAACAAATTAGGACACAAATCCACATTGATCTCCAGTGAGAGCTTGATGATGATTATGTACCTACAAAACTGTTTTAGGGTCCAAAcacttgtgtttttgttgttgtttttttagcaTGTTTAAAATTGAGCAACCAAAGATTTCTAAAGGAATTTCTGGTGAGTCACAAAGACAACTTGAAGAAGAAAATCAAATACATCGCTGAGGGCAAAGATACAGAAACTAAAATACTTCTGGAGACGGTCTACACACAGCTGTACATCACTGAAGGAGATTTCAAAGAAGTTAACAAGGAACATGAGATAATGAAAATTGATGAAGCTTTTAGAGTGCAAAAATCTCAAGAAAAACCAATCAACTGCAATGAGATTTTCAGTCGTCTGGAGGAAAATGAAGAAAATAAAGTTGTGCTCACCAAAGGAATTGCAGGAATTGGAAAAACGGTATCTGTGCAGAAGTTTATTCTTGATTGGGCTGAAGGAGAAGCTAACAAAGACATAGACTGCATTTTCTTCCTTCCATTCCGAGAGATTAATTTGATTAAAGTTAAAGAATGCAGTCTTCATGAATTACTGCAGGAATTTTACCCTGAACTGGAAAAACTCAGTGAAACAAATTTGTACAAAAATCTCAAGCTTGCATTTGTCTTCGATGGGCTTGATGAGAGTCGCCCTCCTTTGGAGTTCAGTGACTGTATGGTGAGCAGTGAACAAAAGAAAGCACCTGTGAACGCTCTCATCACAAACATGATTAAAGGAAatctgcttccttctgctctgatctGGATCACCTCTCGGCCAGCAGCAGCCAATCAGATCCCTTCTCAGCATGTGGGCTTGTTTACCGAAGTGCGAGGATTCACAGATAAACAAAAGGAAGAGTATTTTAAAAAGAGAATACCGGATGTGAATTGTGCCTCTAAAATCATCTCACAGGTTAAGACATCTCGGAGCCTGTATATCATGTGTCACATTCCCATTTTCTGCTGGATCACTGCTCGGGTCCTTCAGGAAATGCTACAGGAAAATACTGATGAAGAAATTCCCACTACGCTGACTGAAATGTACATCCATTTCCTGCTTATACAGATACATAGGAAAAGCCAGAAGTATGATGGCAAAGTAGAGCGAGATTTGAAGAAGCTTCTGGAAATGAACAGAGAAATGATCCTGAAACTGGCCAAGCTGGCATTTGAACAGCTGAAGAAGGGTAACATCTTGTTCTATGAAGATGACCTGATGGAGTGTGGTATTGAGGTCAGTGGAGATTCTGAGTACACTGGCATGTGTGCTGAGATCTTCAAAAAAGAATCTGTGCTTCACGAGAGGAAGGTTTACTGTTTCATACATTTGAGCATTCAGGAGTTTCTGGCTGCACTCCATGTTTTCAACTCCTACCTGAACAAAAACATGGAGGAGTTACAGTTTTTCTTCAATGATCGCCCTCCTAAAGATACTCAGCTGGAAGTTTTACTGAAGAAGGCTGTTGATAAAGCCACAGAGTGTGAGAATGGACATTTGGACCTCTTTCTTCGATTCTTGTTAGGCATTTCACCTGAGACCAATCAGAAACTCCTTCAAGgtgttcttacacacacacaggtaaccaAAAAGAGCATTAACAAAGTGATCCAGTTCATCAGGCAAAAGCAGAACAACGATCATGGTTTGCCCCCTGAGACATCGATCAATCACTTCTTCTGTCTGATGGAATTGAAAGATAGCTCCCTGTACAACCAAATCAAGAACTATCTGTACACAGACAAGTTTCCTGATAGAGAGTTATCCCCATCAAATTGCTCAGCTCTGGCCTACTTAATACTAATGTCTGAGGACATTTTGGAAGAACTCGACCTGAAAAAATTCAACTCGTCGAATAATGCCTGCAGGAGACTCATCCCGGCTGTGAGGTGCTGCAGAAAAGCTCGGTGAGTTAAATTCCTGTCAAATACTTGTTGGTTCCACCTGATGTTGCCATCACTCTCATCATAATCCATACAATGCACCTTAATTGCATGCATGCTGTGCTTCAGCCTTGCTGGTTGTGAGCTCACGGAAATGTGCTGGGAGACCGTGGTTTCAGCTCTAGAGGCAGAAAACTCCGTTCTGACAGAGCTGGACCTGAGCGATAATTACAGAGTGGAGAAGGGAGCAAAGCTGCTTTCTGATGGACTGAGGAGTTCACACTGTAAACTGGAGGTCCTGAGGTCAGCCATGTCCGTTAGTTTACATCCAGAATACAACACTGTTACGACAGTCAGGTCCAAAATTCAACATGAGAAATCTTTGTATAAAACTGAAACTGAATGTCatgttcactgctttttttttttctctaagttTGTCATGACAccaaatactagtgcatctcaaaatattacagtatttcatttcaagtttgagtaaaaccttATAAATCCTgtatatctctcggtctagttcagtacgcacaaccacaatcatggggaagactgctgacttgacagtggtccggaagacgatcatcgacaccgtccacaaggagagtaagccacggaaggtcattgctgaaaaggtctGGCTGGAAAATGTGCACAAGCACAAGGGATGAGCTCAGGCTTGAGAAGATTGTCAAGAAacctgattcaagaacttgggagagcttcacaaggagtggcctgaggctggtgtcagtgcatcaagagccaccatgcacagacgtcttAAGGAAAGGgattacaactgtcgcattcctaatatcaaatccctcctgaaccagagacaatgtcattatcgtcttacctgggctaaggagagaaagaactggactgttgctcagtggtccaaagtcctcttttcagtaaatttatcattttatttggaaatcaagttctgagagtctggaggaagagtggagaggcacagaatccaaggtgtttgaagtccagtgtgaactttctgcagtctgtgatgatttgggatgccatgtcatctgctggtgttggtccactgtgttttatcaagtccactgagcaacagtccagttctttctctccttagcccaggtaagaagcttctgacgttgtctctggttcaggaggggcttCATATTAAGAATGATAGTTGtagtccctttcctgaagacggctGTGCgttgtggctcttgatgcactgacaccagcctcgtttcactccttgtgaagctctcccaagttcttgaatcaagttttcttgacaatcctctcaaggctgcgctcatcccttttccagccagccttttcagcaatgaccttctgcggcttaccctccttgtggaaggtgtcaatgatcatcttctggacaactgtcaagtctgcagtcttccccatgattgtggttgcgtgtactgaacgagaccgagatacatggtatttatactgttttattcaaacatgaaatgaaatattctaatcatttgatatactggatttctgattttcatgagctataagccataatcataaaAAAACCacaaagccttgaaatatttaagttattgcgcaaaatcgagtcgtacatgagctgatagctgacgaggcacgtagcactgagttggctataagccatcatgatgagattgaatggaataactgttcaggggcttcaaagtttgggagaatagcagggtacaaataacttacagcagggtgcaaaatggtaaaatgtctgccagcggcagacataatgcacgcaaagcgtgcgggggggttcaaaggggggtgcgcccccctttggcacggaaaattttatgaaatgcactgagaaatggtggcctctggtaacttttaacagtgaaaataaacTTTTAACagtttatttaacaaaaaaacttttaacagtgaaaatcaataccatttggaaacttgaaatatgaaaccatacctcagtcgttttatcaaatttcagaaatatttgcaaacaaacacataaaaagtagtccaattgaaatccacatatggatgatataataattttaagtctgatgtgcactttgactaagctaaggtgacaagtttctccagattcATACCAAAATAAATCAAAGAAAGTAAGATTATATGATATAAAAATATTTCTTGAATTTACATATACATGTAGGGGCCTACTGAATAGAAATTATATAAATCTAGTTATTTAGTGCGGGTTAGGCACaacaaatattgtgtgtgtgtgtgtgtgtgtgtgtatatatatatatatatatatatatatatatatatatatatatatgagagagagagatgcaagtaagaatttttcatggggcgggatggtttggaacaggtcatctaaaattgggataacatttacccgggacgggtatttgaggcgggtcgtctagcttaagcttgattagcgttgttacgcacgcagtttgttttttcgagcagctgtcaaacgcagagtcaactttacgatctgcaattataatgtcttaagcaaggctgagaaacggtggactaagacgtatttatttttctatatcaacacaatgacagaataaatttgcgttcaaaacgtacttacctttccctctagacctttttagccacgcatccagcatggagccgctCGCAACTCTCTTCAtcgccatttgtgagtcacatgatggtatgaaccattcacagtccatggaacactctaagccaatcagagtacggcttacatatggcacaaggggcaataatggctgcactcatgtcaaggatgtaaacaaagttgacgcggcaacggacatacagtggtgcttgaaagtttgcgaaccctttagaattttctctatttctacataaatatgacctaaaacatcatcagattttcacacatgtcctaaaagtagataaagagaacccagttaaacaaatgagacaaaaatattatacttggtcatttatttattgaggaaaatgatccaatattacatatctgtgagtggcaaaagtatgtgaacctttgctttcagtatctggtgtgacccccttgtgcagcaataactgcaactaaacgtttgcggtaactgttgatcagtcctgcacaccggcttggaggaattttagcccgttcctccgtacagaacagcttcaactctgggattttggtgggtttcctcacatgaactgcttgcttcaggtccttccacaacatttccattggattaaggtcaggactttgacttggccattccaaaacattcactttattcttctttaaccattctttggtagaacgacttgtgtgcttagggtcgttgtcttgctgcatgactcaccttctcttgagattcagttcatggacagatgtcctgacattttcctttagaattcgctggtataattcagaattcattgttccatcaatgatggcaagccgtcctggcccagatgcagcaaaacaggcccaaaccatgatactaccaccaccatgtttcacagatgggataaggttcttatgctggaatgcagtgttttcctttctccaaacataacacttctcatttaaaccaaaaagttctattttggtctcatccgtccacaaaacattttttccaatagccttctggcttgtccatgtgatctttagcaaactgcagacgagcataaatgctgtttttggagagcagtgactttctccttgcaaccctgccatgcacaccattgttgttcagtgttctcctgatggtggactcatgaacattaacattagccaatgtgagagaggccttcagttgtttagaagttaccctggggtcctttgtgacctcgccgactattacacgccttgctcttggagtgatctttgttggtcgaccactcctggggagggtaacaatggtcttgaatttcctccatttgtacacaatctgtctgactgtggattggtggagtccaaactctttagagatggttttgtaaccttttccagcctgatgagcgtcaacaacgctttttctgaggtgctcagaaatctcctttgttcatgctatgatacacttccacaaacatgtgttgtgaagatcagactttgatagatccctgttctttaaataaaacagggtgcccactcacacctgattgtcgtcccattgattgaaaacacctgactctaatttcaccttcaaattaacatctaatcctagaggttcatatacttttgccactcacagatatgtaatattggatcattttcctcaataaataaatgaccaagtataatatttttgtctcatttgtttaactgggttctctttatctacttttaggacttgtgtgaaaatctgatgatgttttaggtcatatttatgcagaaatatagaaaattctaaagggttcacaaactttcaagcaccactgtacatgacatagtggatgtaatttacgttcacaacttttttttgccgtcagaaatatttaatattaaattttgtgactcgactgacaatagccggcggcataacaagcaacAGACGGTGATTTGcctccggtgaccggctacttttgagaccgctgctgttttattctctccacattcactgggttttgagaaactgagcatttttatttttttgcaaatttgataggctaggcaagtttatttgtatagcgcatttcatacacacaggcaattcaatgtgcttcacaaaaaataaaagcataagaacagtaacaaagaattaaagtaaaagtgaaatcattaaaatcaaaattaaaaagaaattaaaataaagaattaaagtaaaatcattaaaatcaaaattaaaagaaattatgttaaaggaaattaattacactttaggtaaaaattaatcaagtgaaagcatctgaaaacagcttcgtcttgagcctggatttaaaactaacaacagtaggagcatttttgatctcatctggaagttgcttccaaagcttagcagcatagcaactaaaggctgcttcaccacacttcgttttgacagctggtattactagcaaggttttctcctgtgatcttagagacctagttggtgcatataattgaaacatatccagtaggtagctgggtcccatcccatttaatgttttaaatagaagaagtaatgctttaaagtcaattctatagctcactgggagccagtgcagagaccttaggattggagtgatatggacgaccctttctgttcttgtaagaacccttgctgctgcattttggattagttgaagctctttgatggtcttttttggaagacctgtgaaaaggctattgcagtaatcaaccctactggagatgaaagcatgaataagtttttctagatcatgctttgacatgagacccctgagtttagaaatgtttttttaggtgatagaatgcagacttttttaccactttcatatgactgttgaagttaagttcactgtcaataaggacaccaaggtttttgacagtatcctttgctttaagccccttatggcccttttccactaccctttttcagctcacttcagctcgcttcagctcacttcagcccgacacggctcgcgtttcgactaccaaaaaacagcacgactcagctcgcttcagtcctgcttagcccctaaaactcgcaccgttttggagtagggctgaagcgagccaaagcgagccgagtgaggctaggggcgtgagcagacactcccctgtgcactgattggtgaggaggagtgtcctcacatgcccacacacgccccgcgagcacgctgggatctgtaaacaccgtaaacccggaagaaggagaattacgagaattatgaagccttatgcacctcgcctcatctatacgctcttgccagtatctgttggcgttgtcggtgacaacaagccacagcaccaagaccagcaacactaacgactccatgtcctccatgtttattgtttactatccgggtcgtgagactaccgcttaaaagctcactgatgtcactgtttgcgctgcttaacgacatcacgtgacgtccacccactttcgctaacttcacccaatgtgtccacccacttccagccagcacggttcagcgcagttgtagtcgaaatgcaactccaacagccccgctcagctcgactcagcacggcacggctcagcccgactcagccgcgtttgtagtggaaaagcggcattagtttcaagaacagtggcaatcctaagcctttcctcctttttgccaaatataattacttcagttttatctgcgttctgctgaagaaaattgtgagacatccatttgttaatttggtcaatgcatctatgaagagactcaagaggagcatagtcattaggtgacatagctaagtaaagctgagtgtcatctgcatagctatggaagtttattgagttattcttaataatttgtccaagtgggagcatataaaggttgaatagtaatggtcccaggattgagccctggggaaccccacagttcaaggacacgggtgatgaactgtggcctccaatggccacataaaaaaatctttgttgtaggtaagattttaaccagttgattactataccagtaaatccaacccaatgctccagtcgatgtaacagtatggaatgatctaccgtgtcaaatgcagcacttaagtctaaaagcaccaagactgatgttttactagcatcagaattaagacgtaggtcattcatgactttagtaagagctgtttcagtgctatgattggcacaaaaacctgactgaaacttatcaaaacatccatttgatgtcaggaaggcagttaattgattaaaaacaattttttcaattattttaccaatgaatggcaaattggatatgggcctgtagttgttgagtactgagacatccaggttattctttttcagtaaataaaaaatttagaaataaaaactttatacaaaacatcaacAAAATTATTTAAACTTAGAAaggaaacaaaccagcaaaatgataggagcaatttgtgaaaaatgcaataataattattgggggaaaaaaaaggtatgttcttaccataaaatactttgattccataattttttattttattttttgggtgatcatctttagggtttttggcagTTTGGCAatgtaaaggtgcattaccgccaccgactgggctggagtgtagaacaggtgttatggggggggacaaaaaagtatattcttttagccatttctgtttattttaaatatttgatcagctttggggttttgttttcgagtagaggtgggtgttttttttttgttttttttttaaataccgtccttggttggttcagcaacacgcgctgtcattttgtttttctctactcatggtatatgagttgatagcctagtagtagagtagccaatcagagcgtgcgatcgctcgtatctagtgaatgtggatacaataattcactttacatgtaacaaatatagaatatatgaaagtttacctttttt
The DNA window shown above is from Neoarius graeffei isolate fNeoGra1 chromosome 18, fNeoGra1.pri, whole genome shotgun sequence and carries:
- the LOC132866478 gene encoding NACHT, LRR and PYD domains-containing protein 12-like isoform X2, with protein sequence MFPNVSEDCTELLFLRLMIVFSVWIWKKRSLTHTSSSQHSTDSASGGPPPYQTTEPPFGEGGHDAAAKEDTRSVEVQEENRRSTSSTGGEEEAAEKTAPSPVSASAGASVVVKAESSSVVNVLAVINSTASDVDFSTDCTPLRTETEKENLACLKLSNQRFLKEFLVSHKDNLKKKIKYIAEGKDTETKILLETVYTQLYITEGDFKEVNKEHEIMKIDEAFRVQKSQEKPINCNEIFSRLEENEENKVVLTKGIAGIGKTVSVQKFILDWAEGEANKDIDCIFFLPFREINLIKVKECSLHELLQEFYPELEKLSETNLYKNLKLAFVFDGLDESRPPLEFSDCMVSSEQKKAPVNALITNMIKGNLLPSALIWITSRPAAANQIPSQHVGLFTEVRGFTDKQKEEYFKKRIPDVNCASKIISQVKTSRSLYIMCHIPIFCWITARVLQEMLQENTDEEIPTTLTEMYIHFLLIQIHRKSQKYDGKVERDLKKLLEMNREMILKLAKLAFEQLKKGNILFYEDDLMECGIEVSGDSEYTGMCAEIFKKESVLHERKVYCFIHLSIQEFLAALHVFNSYLNKNMEELQFFFNDRPPKDTQLEVLLKKAVDKATECENGHLDLFLRFLLGISPETNQKLLQGVLTHTQVTKKSINKVIQFIRQKQNNDHGLPPETSINHFFCLMELKDSSLYNQIKNYLYTDKFPDRELSPSNCSALAYLILMSEDILEELDLKKFNSSNNACRRLIPAVRCCRKARLAGCELTEMCWETVVSALEAENSVLTELDLSDNYRVEKGAKLLSDGLRSSHCKLEVLRLASCHFSQSSCAELASALASVSSSLSELDLSNNDLQDTGLEQLFAGCENSFSKLQILRLSWCNLTEKSCSFLSSVLNTLRELDLSNNDLQDSGVKLLSEGLSNEQCKLQILRLSGCIVTQEGFSFLASALSSNSLSVLSDLDLSYNNPGDEGERLLSDLLKNSSCKLETLVMEPKSEQYIKAGIKKYACELTFDPNTANKHLCLSEVNRKVSYTAQAQQYPDHPERFEMYEQVLCNESLNHRCYWEVYCESSSSDIGITYSSIGRKSEDIPVLDNQVKLGLNEVSWVLTCTNKRYTVQHSSEALDINMPASDRIGVYLDWPAGRLSFYRVSPDAHTLAHMHTICTVFKNPVYPAFGVENGSVTLCQLD
- the LOC132866478 gene encoding NACHT, LRR and PYD domains-containing protein 12-like isoform X3; this encodes MFPNVSEDCTELLFLRLMIVFSVWIWKKRSLTHTSSSQHSTDSASGGPPPYQTTEPPFGEGGHDAAAKEDTRSVEVQEENRRSTSSTGETAPSPVSASAGASVVVKAESSSVVNVLAVINSTASDVDFSTDCTQALRTETEKENLACLKLSNQRFLKEFLVSHKDNLKKKIKYIAEGKDTETKILLETVYTQLYITEGDFKEVNKEHEIMKIDEAFRVQKSQEKPINCNEIFSRLEENEENKVVLTKGIAGIGKTVSVQKFILDWAEGEANKDIDCIFFLPFREINLIKVKECSLHELLQEFYPELEKLSETNLYKNLKLAFVFDGLDESRPPLEFSDCMVSSEQKKAPVNALITNMIKGNLLPSALIWITSRPAAANQIPSQHVGLFTEVRGFTDKQKEEYFKKRIPDVNCASKIISQVKTSRSLYIMCHIPIFCWITARVLQEMLQENTDEEIPTTLTEMYIHFLLIQIHRKSQKYDGKVERDLKKLLEMNREMILKLAKLAFEQLKKGNILFYEDDLMECGIEVSGDSEYTGMCAEIFKKESVLHERKVYCFIHLSIQEFLAALHVFNSYLNKNMEELQFFFNDRPPKDTQLEVLLKKAVDKATECENGHLDLFLRFLLGISPETNQKLLQGVLTHTQVTKKSINKVIQFIRQKQNNDHGLPPETSINHFFCLMELKDSSLYNQIKNYLYTDKFPDRELSPSNCSALAYLILMSEDILEELDLKKFNSSNNACRRLIPAVRCCRKARLAGCELTEMCWETVVSALEAENSVLTELDLSDNYRVEKGAKLLSDGLRSSHCKLEVLRLASCHFSQSSCAELASALASVSSSLSELDLSNNDLQDTGLEQLFAGCENSFSKLQILRLSWCNLTEKSCSFLSSVLNTLRELDLSNNDLQDSGVKLLSEGLSNEQCKLQILRLSGCIVTQEGFSFLASALSSNSLSVLSDLDLSYNNPGDEGERLLSDLLKNSSCKLETLVMEPKSEQYIKAGIKKYACELTFDPNTANKHLCLSEVNRKVSYTAQAQQYPDHPERFEMYEQVLCNESLNHRCYWEVYCESSSSDIGITYSSIGRKSEDIPVLDNQVKLGLNEVSWVLTCTNKRYTVQHSSEALDINMPASDRIGVYLDWPAGRLSFYRVSPDAHTLAHMHTICTVFKNPVYPAFGVENGSVTLCQLD